In Nymphaea colorata isolate Beijing-Zhang1983 chromosome 5, ASM883128v2, whole genome shotgun sequence, one genomic interval encodes:
- the LOC116255052 gene encoding uncharacterized protein LOC116255052 isoform X2: MSGKYIMGTLAVTGVVAYVLDNLISDQKLFGGTTPKTVTGNDWGEETDKKFQAWPRTAGPPVVMNPITRQNFIIKSNE; the protein is encoded by the exons ATGTCAGGTAAGTATATCATGGGTACTCTTGCGGTGACCGGTGTAGTCGCCTATGTGCTTGATAATCTGATATCTGACCAGAAGTTATTTGGAG GCACCACTCCAAAAACTGTCACGGGCAATGACTGGGGGGAGGAAACAGACAAGAAGTTTCAGGCGTGGCCACGCACTGCTGGGCCTCCAGTTGTCATGAATCCCATCACACGTCAGAATTTTATCATCAAGTCAAATGAGTGA
- the LOC116254537 gene encoding F-box/LRR-repeat protein 3-like has protein sequence MTKRIHFSGPPTVLSVLWDDLLLKILEKFDDKKSWRLVCKEFLKIEALSRKRIRILRPEILHRSIKSFPSLEHLDLSACSCLTNEMLSWVCSDHLRRVNLSRATGVDHRGLEFLVKQCPSLEEIDLSYCSRLGDSEAAALSLAPNLKSVILVKCLKITDIGLVRIAVGCSKLLSLNLKWCMEISDLGIELLAAKCKDLRFLDISYLSVTDKGLSSIACMKKLEVLVMVGCRMVDDDGLECLKRCSSHIQKVDVSRCINISSSGMMSLLEGNEKLQELGAAYCLDELTVPVLAKIIEFKNLKTLRLDACVLFPSAIETISRNCRSLTEIGLSKCLGVTDDGINSLVKYCNELRILDVTCCHQLTDAALHAIASSCKKLRCLKMESCSLFTGNGLEKIGTGCSFLQELDLTDCNIDDSALKHISRCTELQIIKLGLCLNISNEGIAYIGSNCKELRELDLYRCAGIGDDGLAALVTGCKNLKRINICYCTEITDAGLKHIGSLDELWELEMRGLTRVTCLGMALMARGCTRLAQLDIKRCYAINDLGIWALARHAINLRQVNISYCRISDGGLYLLFSELKCLQDVKMLHLTRVSLDGFELALRASESVKKVKMLDALKYLLSPDLIHMLQTRGCKFRWLNKPLLL, from the exons ATGACCAAGAGGATACACTTTTCTGGACCTCCCACTGTTCTCTCCGTCCTGTGGGACGATCTTCTCCTCAAAATTCTCGAGAAATTCGACGACAAGAAGTCATGGAGGTTGGTCTGCAAAGAGTTTCTGAAGATCGAAGCATTGTCAAGAAAAAGGATCAGGATCTTACGGCCGGAGATACTGCACAGATCGATCAAAAGTTTCCCTTCTTTGGAGCATCTAGATCTCTCTGCCTGTTCGTGTCTGACGAATGAGATGCTATCATGGGTTTGCAGTGATCACCTGAGGCGAGTCAATCTTAGCAGGGCAACCGGAGTCGATCACAGGGGGCTTGAGTTTCTTGTCAAGCAGTGCCCCAGTTTGGAAGAGATCGATCTCTCTTACTGCTCCAGATTGGGCGATTCGGAAGCAGCAGCGTTATCGCTGGCGCCTAACCTCAAGAGCGTGATCTTGGTGAAATGCCTGAAGATCACCGACATCGGCCTGGTGAGAATTGCAGTTGGATGCAGCAAATTGCTCTCGTTGAATCTCAAATGGTGTATGGAGATCTCCGATCTGGGTATTGAACTCCTAGCTGCCAAGTGCAAGGATCTTAGGTTTCTCGACATTTCTTATCTTTCG GTGACGGATAAGGGTCTGAGTTCGATTGCTTGTATGAAGAAATTGGAGGTGTTAGTCATGGTAGGTTGCAGAATGGTGGATGATGATGGCCTAGAATGCCTCAAGCGCTGTAGCTCTCATATTCAG AAGGTTGACGTATCAAGGTGCATAAACATCTCATCTTCAGGCATGATGTCATTGCTGGAGGGGAATGAGAAATTGCAGGAACTTGGCGCTGCCTACTGCCTAGAT GAGCTCACCGTTCCAGTGTTGGCAAAGATAATTGAGTTCAAGAACCTGAAGACACTCAGATTGGATGCCTGTGTGTTGTTTCCATCAGCAATTGAAACAATCAGCAGGAACTGTCGGAGCCTGACAGAGATTGGATTGAGCAAATGTCTGGGAGTGACAGATGACGGAATCAACAGTCTCGTTAAATACTGCAATGAGTTGAGAATTCTCGATGTTACTTGCTGCCACCAACTCACTGACGCTGCTCTCCATGCCATTGCCTCTTCCTGTAAAAAACTCAGGTGCCTTAAGATGGAATCCTGCAGTTTGTTCACAGGTAACGGTCTAGAGAAAATTGGAACTGGGTGCTCCTTCCTCCAAGAACTTGACCTTACCGACTGTAACATAGATGATTCAGCACTCAAGCACATTTCTAGATGTACAGAATTGCAGATTATAAAGTTAGGCCTCTGTCTTAATATTTCTAATGAAGGAATCGCCTATATTGGTTCAAACTGCAAGGAGCTGCGCGAACTCGATCTCTATAG GTGTGCAGGCATTGGCGACGATGGTTTAGCAGCATTGGTCACAGGGTGCAAGAACCTCAAAAGAATCAATATCTGTTATTGTACAGAAATCACAGATGCGGGATTGAAACATATTGGCAGTTTGGATGAACTATGGGAGCTGGAAATGAGGGGACTGACAAGGGTAACATGCCTGGGCATGGCTCTGATGGCGCGTGGATGTACCAGGCTGGCACAGTTGGATATCAAAAGATGTTATGCTATCAACGACTTGGGCATTTGGGCCTTAGCTCGACATGCCATAAACCTGAGGCAG GTAAATATATCATATTGTCGGATATCAGATGGGGGTTTGTATCTGCTATTTAGTGAGCTTAAATGCTTGCAAGACGTGAAGATGCTGCACCTTACTCGTGTGTCACTTGACGGGTTTGAACTTGCATTGCGAGCATCAGAGAGTGTGAAGAAGGTTAAAATGTTGGATGCTCTAAAGTACCTGCTATCTCCTGATCTCATTCACATGCTTCAGACCCGGGGTTGCAAATTTCGCTGGTTGAACAAGCCTCTTCTGTTGTAA